One window of the Chlamydiota bacterium genome contains the following:
- the xerD gene encoding site-specific tyrosine recombinase XerD, translated as MRVFLDEFLNYLAVERGLSPLTIAAYRSDLLGLLAFLEKRGVRTLDGVTRELIGEHLMAEKRRGLAGSSLSRFLAALKVFFRFLASNRYVRADITDVLESPKIWKHLPEVLSVEETERLLAAPRPGTHEGRRDRAILELMYATGLRVSEVAGLKTEEVNLEVGYLRCLGKGSKERIVPLGRQARKAVKSYLAETRPAFARPASPGVLFLTRRGRGFTRQGVWRIVTQHARLAGIGKGITPHTLRHTFATHLLAHGADLRVVQEMLGHADISTTQTYTHVDTNRLKGIHAKFHPRAR; from the coding sequence ATGCGGGTTTTCCTCGATGAGTTTCTGAACTACCTCGCCGTCGAGCGGGGGCTCTCCCCCCTCACGATCGCCGCCTACCGGAGCGACCTCCTCGGGCTGCTCGCGTTCCTGGAGAAGCGCGGGGTGCGCACGCTCGACGGCGTGACGCGCGAGCTGATCGGGGAGCACCTGATGGCGGAGAAGCGGCGGGGCCTCGCGGGCTCGTCGCTCTCGCGCTTCCTCGCCGCGCTCAAGGTCTTCTTCCGTTTCCTCGCCTCCAATCGGTACGTGCGCGCCGACATCACCGACGTCCTCGAGAGCCCGAAGATCTGGAAACACCTCCCCGAGGTGCTCTCGGTGGAGGAGACCGAGCGGCTCCTCGCCGCGCCCCGGCCCGGCACGCACGAGGGCCGCCGCGACCGGGCGATCCTCGAGCTGATGTACGCCACCGGGCTGCGGGTCTCCGAGGTCGCGGGATTGAAGACGGAGGAGGTGAACCTCGAGGTCGGGTACCTCCGGTGCCTGGGGAAGGGGTCGAAGGAGCGGATCGTGCCGCTGGGGCGGCAGGCGCGGAAGGCCGTGAAAAGCTACCTCGCCGAGACGCGCCCCGCGTTCGCCCGCCCCGCCTCCCCCGGCGTCCTCTTCCTCACGCGCCGCGGGAGAGGGTTCACCCGCCAGGGGGTCTGGCGGATCGTCACGCAGCACGCCCGCCTGGCGGGGATCGGGAAGGGGATCACGCCGCACACGCTCCGGCACACGTTCGCCACGCACCTCCTCGCGCACGGCGCCGATCTCAGGGTCGTGCAGGAGATGCTCGGGCACGCCGACATCTCCACGACGCAGACCTACACGCACGTCGACACAAACCGCCTCAAGGGGATCCACGCAAAATTCCATCCACGCGCCCGGTAG
- a CDS encoding flippase-like domain-containing protein, translated as MRLPGGRHTWYVAASAIVSVGVIGYLLTVVSPGEIARSVRSASVPGLLAYTALSLLSTLFRNERYMLLVRAAGAGVTIGRWQMLLVTFVRNLFADLLPARIGSTVYIVVLRTRFGYPVDAGTSIWALAFLLDMVVMVPLMAIGIAMVGGWRLGVSPMLLAAVAAAFFLLSVTVLLYLPSLLRAAGRAGARLRPPRLKRAAVEEICARTADRVERIARAGLFGRALWLSFIVRALKYACLMFLVYAILNPIDPDVYTLRRIGFWPVFVGASLAELSASTPVSGIGGFGAYEGVWAGAFYLLGYPKDLAVLSGVSAHVITQVFGYTLGALALAVLGAPLLRPGGTPR; from the coding sequence ATGCGGCTGCCGGGCGGCAGGCACACGTGGTACGTCGCGGCCTCCGCGATCGTGAGCGTGGGGGTGATCGGCTATCTCCTGACGGTGGTCAGCCCGGGGGAGATCGCCCGCTCCGTGCGGAGCGCCTCCGTGCCGGGACTGCTGGCCTACACGGCACTGAGTCTTCTCTCGACCCTGTTCCGCAACGAGCGGTACATGCTGCTCGTCCGCGCCGCGGGCGCCGGCGTCACGATCGGGCGATGGCAGATGCTCCTCGTGACCTTCGTGCGGAACCTCTTCGCCGACCTCCTCCCGGCGCGGATTGGCTCGACGGTCTACATCGTGGTCCTGCGCACCCGCTTCGGCTATCCGGTGGATGCGGGAACCTCCATCTGGGCGCTGGCCTTCCTCCTGGACATGGTCGTGATGGTCCCGCTGATGGCGATCGGAATCGCGATGGTGGGCGGGTGGAGGCTCGGGGTGTCGCCGATGCTCCTCGCCGCGGTCGCCGCCGCCTTCTTCCTCCTCTCCGTCACGGTCTTGCTGTACCTGCCGTCCCTGCTCCGCGCGGCGGGGCGGGCCGGCGCGCGGCTCCGCCCGCCGCGCCTGAAGAGGGCGGCGGTGGAGGAGATCTGCGCGCGCACGGCGGATCGCGTCGAGCGGATCGCGCGCGCCGGGCTGTTCGGGCGCGCGCTCTGGCTCTCGTTCATCGTCCGGGCGCTCAAGTACGCGTGCCTGATGTTCCTCGTCTACGCGATCCTCAACCCGATCGATCCGGACGTCTACACGCTCCGCCGCATCGGGTTCTGGCCGGTTTTCGTCGGGGCGTCGCTCGCAGAGCTCTCCGCGAGCACGCCGGTGAGCGGGATCGGCGGCTTCGGGGCGTACGAGGGGGTATGGGCGGGGGCGTTCTATCTCCTCGGTTACCCGAAGGACCTCGCGGTGCTCTCCGGCGTCTCCGCCCACGTGATCACGCAGGTCTTCGGCTACACGCTCGGCGCCCTCGCCCTGGCCGTCCTCGGGGCGCCCCTCCTGCGCCCCGGCGGAACACCCCGCTGA
- a CDS encoding LD-carboxypeptidase, translating into MTSAITPPPLGAGDTVGIAAPASPFDRECFLRGVRLLEEAGHRTLFEEGIFSRDRYLAGSDRRRAGELSRLFADQDVKAVFCARGGYGSQRLLPLLDPKLFRGNPKIFVGYSDLTAVHAFLGTACGLVTFHGPLVTEMGRMEPPAFRALLAQLGRTAPWGEVAAGLETLRGGAAEGPLAGGSLTVFCALLGTPYAAETAGRILLLEDRGEKPYEIDRLFSSLRFSGALDEARGLLLGRFVPPAGWKEGAERYGEEVRRIALEATEESGCPVLAGFPAGHFDGSILFPLGARASLDGTRGTVTLTEPCLAG; encoded by the coding sequence ATGACCAGCGCCATCACGCCCCCGCCGCTGGGCGCGGGCGATACCGTCGGCATCGCCGCCCCCGCGAGCCCGTTCGACCGCGAATGTTTTCTCCGCGGGGTCCGCCTCCTCGAGGAGGCGGGTCACCGGACGCTGTTCGAGGAGGGGATCTTCTCCCGGGACCGGTACCTCGCGGGAAGCGACCGGCGGCGGGCCGGGGAGCTCTCGAGGCTCTTCGCCGACCAGGACGTGAAGGCGGTCTTCTGCGCCCGCGGCGGGTACGGCTCGCAGCGCCTCCTGCCGCTGCTCGATCCGAAGCTGTTCCGGGGCAACCCGAAGATCTTCGTCGGCTACAGCGACCTCACCGCCGTCCACGCCTTCCTCGGGACGGCGTGCGGCCTCGTCACGTTCCACGGCCCGCTGGTCACCGAGATGGGCCGGATGGAGCCGCCCGCCTTCCGCGCGCTGCTGGCGCAACTCGGCCGGACGGCGCCGTGGGGGGAGGTCGCCGCCGGGCTCGAGACGCTGCGCGGGGGGGCGGCGGAGGGGCCGCTCGCGGGCGGGAGCCTCACCGTCTTCTGCGCGCTACTCGGCACGCCGTACGCCGCGGAGACCGCGGGGCGGATCCTCCTCCTCGAGGACCGAGGCGAGAAGCCGTACGAGATCGACCGGCTCTTCTCCTCGCTCAGGTTCTCAGGCGCGCTCGACGAGGCGCGGGGGCTTCTGCTCGGGCGCTTCGTCCCGCCCGCGGGATGGAAGGAGGGGGCGGAGCGCTACGGGGAGGAGGTTCGGCGCATCGCCCTCGAGGCGACGGAGGAGTCCGGCTGCCCGGTCCTCGCCGGATTCCCCGCGGGGCATTTCGACGGGAGCATCCTCTTCCCGCTCGGGGCGCGGGCCTCCCTCGACGGCACGCGCGGAACGGTGACGCTCACGGAGCCGTGCCTGGCGGGATGA
- a CDS encoding CHASE2 domain-containing protein has product MRVRDGAGACLLAACMAAFAAAEPAFLRPWAARAQDLVLLLVPNAPARNVCVVIAADAASRREVGPWPWPASVAGRLLDRIARGNPRAIGVVSCPASSDGGRPLADAARRAGNVASGFALRFGYQSSAGGPPAPRNARIRYVTNPWGKAREYRMPKADGTGCVDVALAESTSSAGFTNVPRPEDRDSREPPSSLPRFPRGGDPMVRGAPLVSAEGDGFLMSLPLALASTVLKTARVTLRLKGGAADGIELDGRLIPIDARGMLRLVPSRGGRGPKIVSAADVLFGRAEASQWAGKVVVLGECEAPLPARRWGRLPASAPAALLHAETVDALLAGRFLRRPRLAALLELALAAVFPFVARGIFRRSGRGARRGWAALAAALAVCAGAGIVAFAAHGEEIRPFYPAVSAVVSWVAYGVPGRRGARVS; this is encoded by the coding sequence ATGCGGGTGCGGGACGGGGCGGGGGCGTGCCTGCTCGCCGCCTGCATGGCCGCGTTCGCCGCCGCGGAGCCGGCGTTCCTGCGCCCGTGGGCCGCGCGCGCGCAGGATCTCGTCCTCCTCCTCGTCCCGAACGCCCCCGCCCGAAACGTCTGCGTCGTGATCGCCGCGGACGCCGCGAGCCGCCGCGAGGTCGGGCCGTGGCCGTGGCCGGCGTCGGTGGCGGGGCGGCTCCTGGACCGGATCGCCCGCGGCAACCCGCGCGCCATCGGCGTCGTTTCGTGCCCCGCCTCGTCCGACGGGGGGCGGCCGCTCGCCGATGCCGCGCGGCGGGCGGGAAACGTGGCGAGCGGCTTCGCGCTCAGGTTCGGGTACCAGTCGTCCGCTGGCGGGCCGCCCGCGCCCCGCAACGCCCGCATCCGCTATGTCACCAACCCGTGGGGGAAGGCGCGCGAATATCGGATGCCGAAGGCGGACGGCACCGGATGCGTGGATGTCGCTCTCGCGGAATCGACGTCATCGGCGGGGTTCACGAATGTTCCCCGTCCGGAGGATCGGGATAGCCGGGAGCCCCCCTCCAGCCTTCCCCGATTTCCCCGCGGCGGGGACCCGATGGTGCGCGGGGCGCCTCTCGTCTCCGCGGAGGGGGACGGCTTCCTGATGAGTCTCCCGCTCGCTCTCGCCTCGACCGTTCTGAAGACGGCGCGGGTGACGCTGCGGCTCAAGGGCGGCGCGGCGGATGGGATCGAGCTCGACGGGCGGTTGATTCCCATCGATGCGCGCGGGATGCTGCGGCTTGTTCCCTCGCGCGGGGGGAGGGGGCCGAAGATCGTCTCCGCCGCGGATGTCCTGTTCGGGCGCGCGGAGGCGTCGCAATGGGCGGGGAAGGTGGTTGTCCTCGGGGAGTGCGAGGCGCCCCTCCCGGCGCGGCGATGGGGCCGTCTCCCGGCCTCCGCGCCCGCGGCGCTCCTCCACGCGGAAACGGTCGACGCCCTCCTCGCCGGGCGGTTCCTGCGGCGGCCGCGCCTCGCGGCGCTCCTCGAACTCGCGCTCGCGGCCGTCTTCCCCTTCGTCGCGCGCGGGATCTTCAGGCGGAGCGGCCGGGGGGCGCGGCGCGGGTGGGCGGCCCTCGCCGCGGCGCTCGCCGTCTGCGCGGGGGCGGGGATTGTCGCCTTCGCGGCGCACGGGGAGGAGATCCGCCCGTTCTATCCCGCGGTGAGCGCCGTCGTGTCGTGGGTCGCGTACGGGGTCCCGGGCCGGCGGGGGGCCCGCGTCTCGTAG
- a CDS encoding glutamine synthetase, producing MARTKSEVLELVKKHNVRFIRLWFTDVLGRLKGFSITRTELAEALETGMGFDGSSIEGFARIEESDMVAMPDPSTFCLLPWRPKNEGCEARMFCDIVTPDGNPYEGDPRYALKRALKHAADLGYRWMVGPELEYFYFKNDRAADVLDRGGYFDMVPMDLGADLRRETIQILEDMGIQVEYDHHEVAPSQHEIDLRYADALAMADHAMTYRLVVKQVAQMRGVYATFMPKPIEGQNGSGMHVHQSLNKGDRNAFFDAKDPYHLSDVAKSYTAGILAHAKEFCIVTNQWINSYKRLVPGYEAPVYISWAQRNRSTMVRVPLYKPGKEKATRIEFRAPDPACNPYLAFAAMLAAGLEGIEKKYTIPAPMEDDIFEFSPQERDAAGIKTLPGSLYAAIVEAERSAFLHRALGDHIFQKLIENKKIEWDRYRVHVSRYEIDKYLAIL from the coding sequence ATGGCACGGACGAAATCAGAGGTTCTGGAACTCGTCAAGAAGCACAATGTCAGGTTCATACGCCTCTGGTTCACCGACGTTCTCGGCCGGCTCAAGGGCTTCTCCATCACACGCACCGAGCTGGCCGAGGCCCTGGAGACCGGGATGGGCTTCGACGGCTCCTCGATCGAGGGGTTCGCGCGGATCGAGGAGAGCGATATGGTCGCGATGCCCGACCCGTCCACCTTCTGCCTGCTCCCTTGGAGACCGAAGAACGAAGGCTGCGAGGCCCGGATGTTCTGCGACATCGTCACGCCGGACGGAAACCCGTACGAGGGCGACCCGCGCTATGCCCTCAAGCGCGCCCTGAAGCACGCCGCCGACCTCGGTTACCGCTGGATGGTCGGGCCCGAGCTGGAGTATTTCTACTTCAAGAACGACCGGGCGGCCGATGTCCTCGACCGGGGCGGCTACTTCGACATGGTCCCGATGGACCTCGGCGCCGACCTCCGCCGCGAGACGATCCAGATCCTCGAGGATATGGGGATCCAGGTCGAGTACGACCACCACGAGGTGGCGCCGAGTCAGCACGAGATCGACCTGCGCTACGCCGACGCGCTCGCGATGGCCGACCACGCGATGACCTACCGGCTGGTGGTCAAGCAGGTCGCCCAGATGCGCGGGGTCTACGCCACGTTCATGCCCAAGCCGATCGAGGGGCAGAACGGGAGCGGGATGCACGTCCACCAGTCGCTCAACAAGGGGGACCGGAACGCCTTCTTCGACGCGAAGGACCCGTACCATCTCTCCGACGTCGCCAAGTCGTACACCGCCGGCATCCTCGCGCACGCGAAGGAGTTCTGCATCGTCACCAACCAGTGGATCAACTCGTACAAGCGGCTCGTCCCCGGCTACGAAGCCCCGGTCTACATCTCCTGGGCGCAGCGCAACCGTTCGACGATGGTGCGCGTGCCGCTGTACAAGCCCGGGAAGGAGAAGGCGACGCGGATCGAGTTCAGGGCGCCGGACCCCGCCTGCAACCCGTACCTCGCGTTCGCCGCGATGCTCGCCGCGGGGCTCGAGGGGATCGAGAAGAAGTACACCATCCCCGCGCCGATGGAGGACGACATCTTCGAGTTCAGCCCGCAGGAGCGCGACGCGGCCGGGATCAAGACGCTCCCGGGGAGCCTCTACGCGGCGATCGTCGAGGCGGAGAGGAGCGCGTTCCTGCACAGGGCGCTCGGGGACCACATCTTCCAGAAGCTCATCGAGAACAAGAAGATCGAGTGGGACCGGTACCGGGTCCACGTCTCCCGGTACGAGATCGACAAGTATCTGGCGATCCTGTAG
- a CDS encoding phosphotransferase encodes MRQSKENRVEEFLRVRGLCGAPARLAGDASTRSFYRVRRGAGTAVLMTRDEPSREADRDFIEVRDLLASCGVPVPEIYEWDRGRGIVLMEDLGDLTLEECLRAAAPPERRRLYRLAVDAMLSVHVSGSCGVRDCPAFHRHFDETKLMEELDFFLRHTVEGLLGAAPSPAAREEIRAGFAELCRRLAAMPRVLNHRDYHSRNLMVVGDRLGVVDFQDARMGPCQYDLASLLKDSYTVLDRAFRAEMAAYYLDASRDRGIEWRDRDEFVERFDLAGIQRNLKACGTFGYMAVVRGNRRYLDALAPTFAYVREAAPRFPFLDRCIRALGRLVPQLRGEG; translated from the coding sequence ATGCGGCAGTCAAAGGAAAACAGGGTGGAGGAGTTCCTGCGCGTCCGCGGGCTCTGCGGGGCCCCGGCGCGCCTGGCGGGGGACGCCTCCACGCGCTCGTTCTACCGCGTCAGGCGCGGCGCGGGCACGGCGGTCCTGATGACGCGCGACGAGCCCTCCCGGGAGGCGGATCGGGACTTCATCGAGGTGCGCGACCTCCTCGCCTCCTGTGGCGTCCCGGTGCCGGAGATCTACGAATGGGACCGGGGCCGCGGCATCGTGCTGATGGAGGATCTCGGCGACCTGACGCTCGAGGAATGCCTCCGCGCTGCGGCCCCGCCGGAGCGCCGCCGCCTCTACCGCCTCGCCGTCGACGCGATGCTCTCCGTTCACGTCTCGGGGAGCTGCGGCGTGCGCGACTGTCCGGCGTTCCACCGCCACTTCGACGAAACGAAGCTGATGGAGGAGCTCGATTTCTTCCTCCGCCACACGGTGGAGGGGCTCCTCGGCGCCGCGCCGTCCCCCGCCGCGCGGGAGGAGATCCGGGCGGGGTTCGCGGAGCTGTGCCGGCGCCTCGCCGCGATGCCGCGGGTGCTCAACCACCGCGATTACCACAGCCGCAACCTGATGGTGGTCGGGGACCGGCTCGGCGTGGTGGATTTCCAGGATGCGCGGATGGGGCCGTGCCAGTACGACCTCGCCTCGCTCCTCAAGGACTCCTACACCGTGCTCGACCGGGCGTTCCGCGCGGAGATGGCGGCGTACTACCTCGACGCGAGCCGCGACCGCGGGATCGAGTGGCGGGACAGGGACGAGTTCGTGGAGCGTTTCGACCTCGCGGGGATCCAGAGGAACCTCAAGGCCTGCGGCACCTTCGGCTACATGGCCGTCGTGCGCGGGAACCGGCGCTACCTGGACGCCCTCGCGCCGACGTTCGCCTACGTGCGCGAGGCCGCCCCGAGATTCCCGTTCCTGGACCGGTGCATCCGGGCGCTCGGCCGCCTCGTGCCGCAGCTCCGGGGGGAGGGCTGA
- a CDS encoding DUF362 domain-containing protein, with translation MIRHQCPGRKMNRRQFIKTSAAGGAALALSLKGGLLRRAWAASTDKTLVLRVGNIPENPFVHGANRHAGLDTVLSLFSSCERPFYQSDTTRDLLTGPTGIIHADDVVVIKVNGQWCYRGATNTDVLRGLIQRIIEHPDTFSGEIVIVENGQGRGSFDCDQDPGELGPGVHANAVDHSQSFNAVVSMFSGVTRISAYLLDTIRSVGVTEGDQTRDGYVAFGTVTYPKITTPFGTKINLKNGIWNGAAYEDRLRLINVPVLKDHGGAQVTGALKHSYGLLSMELAPFGTSPYHYLDLGKTTGTIWSAIRRADLHVLDAIHVVKSGGPGCETYSESLAPHTATLLASVDPVALDVVASKYVLYPATGDARHHPDNAGRLKNYLAQAETTIRGYGYAANSQESGIMVAHGVRGALDMMSKKHREGGASAIDVQRLVEYYYEGAWI, from the coding sequence ATGATACGACACCAATGCCCGGGCCGGAAGATGAACCGGCGCCAGTTCATCAAGACGTCAGCCGCGGGGGGCGCAGCGCTCGCTCTTTCCCTCAAGGGCGGTCTGCTGCGCCGAGCGTGGGCGGCTTCGACTGACAAGACGCTTGTCCTCAGGGTGGGGAACATCCCGGAGAACCCGTTCGTGCACGGGGCCAACCGTCACGCGGGACTGGATACCGTACTCTCTCTCTTCTCCTCGTGCGAGAGGCCGTTCTATCAGAGCGACACTACGCGCGATCTCCTCACGGGGCCGACCGGCATCATCCACGCGGACGATGTGGTGGTCATCAAGGTGAACGGCCAGTGGTGCTACCGGGGCGCGACGAACACCGACGTGCTCCGCGGGCTCATCCAGCGGATCATCGAGCACCCCGACACTTTCTCGGGCGAGATCGTCATCGTCGAGAACGGGCAGGGGCGGGGTAGTTTCGACTGCGACCAGGATCCAGGGGAACTCGGGCCCGGCGTGCACGCCAACGCGGTGGACCACTCGCAGTCGTTCAACGCTGTCGTGTCGATGTTCTCCGGGGTGACCCGCATCAGCGCCTACCTTCTCGACACCATCCGGAGCGTGGGGGTGACAGAGGGAGATCAGACGCGCGACGGCTATGTGGCCTTCGGCACGGTCACCTACCCGAAGATCACGACCCCCTTCGGGACCAAGATAAACCTGAAGAACGGCATCTGGAACGGCGCGGCCTACGAGGACCGGCTCCGCCTCATCAACGTGCCGGTCTTGAAAGACCACGGCGGGGCGCAGGTGACGGGGGCCCTCAAGCACTCCTACGGCCTCCTCTCGATGGAGCTCGCGCCCTTCGGCACGTCACCGTACCACTACCTGGACCTCGGGAAGACGACAGGGACAATCTGGTCGGCAATCCGCAGGGCCGATCTGCACGTGCTGGACGCAATCCATGTAGTGAAGAGCGGCGGGCCGGGCTGCGAGACCTACAGCGAGAGCCTCGCCCCGCACACGGCGACGCTGCTCGCCTCTGTAGACCCGGTGGCGCTCGACGTCGTCGCCTCGAAATACGTTCTCTACCCTGCCACCGGCGACGCTCGACACCATCCCGACAACGCGGGGAGGTTGAAGAACTACCTCGCGCAGGCCGAGACGACGATCCGGGGCTACGGCTACGCGGCGAACAGCCAGGAGAGCGGCATCATGGTGGCGCACGGCGTGCGGGGGGCGCTCGATATGATGTCGAAGAAGCACCGCGAGGGCGGCGCCTCGGCGATCGACGTTCAGCGGCTCGTGGAGTACTACTACGAGGGGGCATGGATCTGA
- a CDS encoding MBL fold metallo-hydrolase produces MKTATRPLIHRLVVGPLQANCYVAACPRTREAAIVDPGGDADRIAARVLEEGLRPRCIVNTHAHPDHAGANAALKARFGVPVLMHRAEAAMLRHAEPLLQRLGLPFEPPPPPDALLEDGDAIAPGEIVFRVVHTPGHSPGGICLLHDLSSPPILLSGDTLFAGSVGRTDLPGGSQEALEASIRDRILPLPDETLLLPGHGPETTLGRERNSNPYLRL; encoded by the coding sequence ATGAAAACCGCGACTCGTCCCCTGATTCACCGGCTCGTCGTCGGCCCGCTGCAGGCCAACTGCTATGTCGCGGCCTGCCCGCGGACCCGCGAGGCGGCGATCGTCGACCCGGGCGGCGACGCGGACCGGATCGCCGCGCGGGTGCTGGAGGAAGGCCTCAGGCCGCGCTGCATCGTCAACACGCACGCCCACCCCGATCACGCGGGCGCCAACGCCGCCCTGAAGGCCCGCTTCGGCGTCCCGGTCCTGATGCACCGCGCCGAGGCGGCGATGCTGCGGCATGCGGAGCCGCTGCTGCAAAGGCTCGGCCTGCCGTTCGAACCCCCGCCCCCTCCCGACGCCCTGCTCGAGGACGGGGACGCGATCGCTCCGGGAGAAATCGTTTTCAGGGTCGTCCACACGCCGGGCCACTCGCCCGGGGGCATCTGTCTCCTCCACGATCTGAGCTCCCCGCCGATCCTCCTGAGCGGCGACACGCTCTTCGCCGGCTCCGTCGGGAGGACCGACCTTCCGGGGGGCTCGCAGGAGGCGCTCGAGGCGTCGATCAGGGACAGGATACTGCCGTTGCCCGACGAGACGCTGCTCCTCCCCGGGCACGGGCCGGAGACGACGCTCGGCAGGGAGCGGAACTCCAACCCCTATCTCCGGCTCTGA
- a CDS encoding NDP-sugar synthase yields the protein MRAMLLAAGLGTRLRPLTDELPKPLLPVANRPQIHYVLDLLARAGVREVVVNLHHLGGRVRAALGDSYGGALHISYSPEPELLGTGGGLKKVERFFADEPFILANADALTDADLRAAVRRHIEAGAAATMLLADWDPSGRYSKIEVGADGMVRRIGGVGGGGGLSPAVFTGIHILSPEIFRRLPTGAPSCIVRDGYLPMLAAGERIAGHRVTGYWRDIGTLAAYLDANAEVLRGALPGALRVSADGDPLPRRFPGARFSPPALVGPGCTIEAGSVIGPAVVLGEGCRVGAGSRLEEVVALPGARFGPGETARRVVRSPAVSVLA from the coding sequence ATGCGGGCGATGCTGTTGGCGGCCGGCCTTGGAACGCGCCTCAGGCCGCTCACCGACGAGCTCCCGAAACCGCTCCTCCCGGTGGCGAACCGCCCACAGATACACTACGTCCTCGATCTTCTCGCCCGCGCGGGGGTGCGCGAGGTCGTCGTGAATCTTCACCACCTCGGCGGACGGGTGCGCGCCGCCCTCGGGGATTCGTACGGCGGGGCGCTGCACATCAGCTACTCGCCGGAGCCGGAACTGCTGGGGACCGGCGGCGGGCTCAAGAAGGTCGAGCGGTTCTTCGCGGACGAGCCGTTCATCCTCGCGAACGCCGACGCGCTCACCGACGCGGATTTGCGCGCGGCGGTGCGCAGGCACATCGAGGCGGGCGCGGCGGCGACGATGCTGCTCGCCGACTGGGACCCCTCCGGCCGGTATTCGAAGATCGAGGTGGGCGCGGACGGGATGGTGCGGCGCATCGGCGGGGTCGGGGGCGGCGGGGGCCTCTCCCCCGCCGTCTTCACGGGGATCCATATCCTCTCGCCCGAGATATTCCGCCGCCTCCCCACGGGGGCGCCGTCGTGCATCGTGCGGGACGGCTACCTCCCGATGCTCGCGGCGGGGGAGCGCATCGCCGGGCACCGGGTGACCGGGTACTGGAGGGACATCGGGACGCTCGCGGCCTACCTCGACGCCAACGCGGAGGTGCTGCGCGGCGCGCTGCCCGGCGCCCTCCGCGTTTCGGCGGACGGGGATCCGCTCCCGCGCCGCTTCCCCGGCGCGAGATTCAGCCCCCCGGCGCTCGTCGGGCCGGGCTGCACGATAGAGGCGGGCAGCGTCATCGGCCCCGCGGTGGTTCTCGGGGAGGGGTGCCGCGTCGGGGCAGGGAGCCGTCTCGAGGAGGTGGTCGCGCTGCCGGGCGCCCGCTTCGGGCCGGGGGAGACGGCGCGGCGGGTTGTGCGTTCGCCGGCGGTTTCGGTATTGGCCTGA